A single window of Cytobacillus dafuensis DNA harbors:
- a CDS encoding argininosuccinate synthase: MSNPKVVLAYSGGLDTSVAIKWLEEQGYSVVACCLDVGEGKDLNFIQQKALTVGAVQSYVIDAKEEFANEYALMALQAHALYENVYPLVSALSRPLIAKKLVEVAEQEGAVAVAHGCTGKGNDQVRFEVAIHALNPELEVLAPVREWRWSREEEIEYAKQKNIPIPINLDSPFSIDQNLWGRSNECGILEDPWAAPPEEAYELTSSLENTPDTPDVVEIGFEKGVPVSLNGKQYPLAELILELNSLAGKHGVGRIDHVENRLVGIKSREVYECPGAMTLIKAHKELEDLTLVKEVAHFKPNIEKKIAELIYEGLWFSPLRTALAAFLEETQTFVTGTVRVKLFKGHAIVEGRKSPYSLYDEKLATYTSEDEFDHNAAVGFIKLWGLPTKVQSIVQKNKKVTV, translated from the coding sequence ATGTCAAATCCAAAAGTCGTTCTTGCCTATTCAGGCGGTTTAGATACTTCAGTAGCAATTAAATGGTTAGAGGAACAAGGTTATTCCGTTGTAGCCTGCTGTTTAGATGTTGGAGAAGGAAAGGATTTAAATTTTATCCAGCAAAAAGCATTAACGGTTGGGGCAGTTCAATCGTATGTGATTGATGCAAAAGAAGAGTTTGCTAATGAATATGCATTAATGGCTTTGCAGGCACATGCATTATATGAAAATGTATATCCGCTTGTTTCTGCACTTTCTCGCCCACTTATTGCGAAGAAACTAGTTGAAGTGGCTGAACAAGAAGGAGCAGTTGCTGTAGCCCATGGATGTACTGGGAAAGGAAACGACCAAGTACGTTTCGAGGTTGCTATTCATGCACTAAATCCAGAGCTAGAAGTATTGGCGCCTGTACGTGAATGGAGATGGTCACGCGAGGAAGAAATTGAGTATGCGAAGCAAAAGAATATTCCAATTCCTATTAATCTAGATTCTCCGTTTTCGATTGACCAAAACTTATGGGGAAGAAGCAATGAATGTGGAATTTTAGAAGATCCATGGGCTGCGCCTCCAGAAGAAGCGTATGAGCTTACTTCAAGTCTTGAAAACACTCCCGACACTCCAGATGTTGTGGAAATTGGATTTGAAAAGGGTGTTCCTGTTAGCTTGAACGGAAAACAATATCCTTTAGCAGAGCTTATTTTGGAATTGAACTCCCTTGCTGGCAAGCATGGTGTGGGACGTATAGACCATGTTGAAAATCGACTTGTTGGTATTAAGTCACGTGAGGTTTATGAATGTCCAGGTGCGATGACATTAATTAAAGCGCATAAAGAGCTTGAAGATTTAACACTAGTAAAAGAAGTAGCTCATTTCAAACCAAATATCGAAAAGAAAATTGCAGAGTTAATTTATGAAGGACTATGGTTCTCTCCTTTAAGAACAGCTTTGGCTGCATTCCTGGAGGAAACACAAACCTTTGTAACAGGAACAGTAAGAGTAAAGCTGTTTAAGGGCCATGCGATTGTGGAAGGAAGAAAATCTCCATATTCTTTATACGATGAAAAGCTTGCCACGTATACATCTGAGGATGAATTTGACCATAATGCAGCGGTTGGATTCATTAAGCTTTGGGGCTTACCAACAAAGGTTCAAAGCATCGTTCAGAAAAACAAGAAGGTGACAGTGTGA
- the pbp4b gene encoding penicillin binding protein PBP4B, with translation MPWYSSPSATIVYNSKRIITSPITHNKYDKKDKLKYPTLKKASKPERAGFSSKKLRRIDRLIKQEIKNGFPGAALVVIKDGKIVKNTAYGFAKKYDGHRLLKNPQKMKVDTMFDLASNTKMYAVNFALQHLVSKGRIDLNQTISHYYSSFRDNPTDKIKGKDSIRIIDLLNHTAGFSSSVHYYNPVRAAELYSQDRNTTLEMVLKTPLQYEPGTSQIYSDIDYILLGFIIEKITGQPLDKYVETHIYKPLGLKSTKFNPLKYGHKEKDFAATELIGNTRDGVISFPNIRTHTLQGEVHDENSFYSMDGVSGHAGLFSTTGDLAVLLQVMLNNGGYGKVKLFDKETIDLFVKPSDMNPTYGLGWRINANESMEWMFSEHANKNVIGHTGWTGTITVIDRDNQLAIALLTNKKHSPVINPQIDSNRFQGDTNEISQYGKIIKAVYEAMII, from the coding sequence ATGCCTTGGTATTCATCGCCTTCCGCAACTATCGTTTACAATTCGAAAAGAATAATAACTAGCCCGATTACACACAACAAATATGATAAAAAGGATAAATTGAAGTATCCTACCTTAAAAAAAGCTAGTAAACCGGAACGAGCAGGGTTTTCATCAAAAAAATTGCGTCGAATTGATAGGCTTATAAAACAGGAAATCAAAAATGGATTCCCAGGGGCCGCACTTGTCGTAATTAAAGATGGAAAAATTGTAAAAAATACAGCGTATGGGTTTGCTAAAAAGTATGATGGCCATAGACTTTTAAAAAACCCTCAAAAAATGAAAGTGGATACTATGTTTGATTTAGCATCGAATACAAAAATGTATGCTGTTAATTTTGCACTTCAGCATTTGGTTAGTAAAGGAAGAATTGATTTAAACCAAACAATCTCGCATTATTATTCATCTTTTAGAGACAATCCAACAGATAAAATCAAAGGAAAAGATTCTATACGAATTATTGACCTCCTCAACCATACGGCCGGGTTTTCTTCTAGTGTGCATTACTATAATCCTGTAAGAGCAGCCGAACTGTATTCCCAAGATCGAAATACCACTCTGGAAATGGTATTAAAAACACCTCTTCAATATGAACCTGGTACCTCACAAATTTATAGCGACATCGATTATATCCTTCTTGGCTTTATTATAGAAAAAATTACAGGACAGCCATTAGATAAATATGTTGAAACACATATTTATAAACCTTTAGGATTAAAATCTACTAAGTTCAATCCTCTTAAATATGGTCATAAAGAAAAGGATTTTGCAGCTACTGAATTAATAGGAAATACACGGGATGGGGTCATTTCATTTCCTAATATTAGGACGCATACTTTACAAGGTGAAGTTCATGATGAGAATTCATTTTATTCTATGGATGGAGTATCCGGACATGCTGGCTTATTTTCCACAACAGGCGATCTAGCAGTATTACTCCAAGTTATGCTCAATAATGGAGGATATGGAAAGGTGAAACTCTTTGATAAAGAAACAATTGATCTTTTTGTTAAACCATCTGATATGAACCCTACGTATGGATTGGGTTGGAGAATTAACGCAAATGAAAGTATGGAATGGATGTTCAGCGAACATGCAAATAAAAATGTAATAGGGCACACAGGCTGGACAGGGACAATTACAGTTATTGATAGAGACAATCAATTAGCCATCGCTTTGTTAACAAATAAAAAGCATTCTCCAGTTATAAATCCGCAAATTGACTCCAATAGGTTTCAAGGGGACACAAATGAGATTAGCCAATACGGAAAAATAATAAAAGCTGTTTATGAGGCAATGATAATATAA
- a CDS encoding MogA/MoaB family molybdenum cofactor biosynthesis protein: protein MSTTEHKKEAPKQVNCKVITISDTRDKETDKSGKLMIDLLLEKGHIIRDYVIVKDEADQLRAEVLKGCKDPEIDVVLTNGGTGIALRDITIETVKDLFDKEISGFGELFRMLSYQEDIGSAAILSRAAAGVVNNKAVFSTPGSSGAVRLAMNKLILPELGHVVRELKKDL, encoded by the coding sequence ATGAGTACGACCGAGCATAAAAAAGAAGCACCGAAACAGGTTAATTGTAAAGTCATTACGATTAGTGATACAAGGGATAAGGAAACAGATAAAAGCGGAAAGCTAATGATCGATCTTTTATTGGAAAAAGGTCATATAATCCGCGATTATGTCATTGTAAAAGACGAAGCAGATCAGCTTCGTGCTGAAGTGTTAAAAGGGTGTAAAGATCCAGAAATTGATGTCGTTCTCACGAATGGCGGAACAGGAATTGCACTTCGAGATATTACAATTGAGACAGTCAAAGACTTATTTGATAAGGAAATTTCCGGTTTTGGAGAGCTTTTTAGAATGCTAAGCTATCAAGAAGATATTGGCTCAGCAGCAATACTTTCACGGGCAGCGGCAGGAGTTGTAAACAACAAAGCTGTATTTTCAACACCGGGTTCATCAGGTGCAGTTCGCTTAGCCATGAATAAGCTAATCTTGCCAGAACTCGGACACGTCGTACGTGAGCTAAAAAAAGATTTATAA